Below is a window of Streptomyces sp. NBC_00223 DNA.
GGCACACCGAGCGCGCGCGTCCTGATGCTGCGCGGCATCGACACCGCCGACTGCGCCTATGTCTTCGCGACCGACTCCGGCAGCCCCAAGGGCCGTGACCTGGCCGCCAATCCGCAGGCGGCGCTGACCTGGTACTGGCCCGCGCACGGCCGGCAGATCCGGATGGCCGGACCGGTGACCGTACTCGGCGAGGAGGCCACCCGGCGGGACTTCCTCGGGCGCGGTGAGACATCGCGGGTCGCCGGGTTCACCGGGCGGATGAGTGAGCCGCTGGCCGGTCCCGAGGAGTACGACCGCGCGCGGGAGGCCGCGCGGGCCCGGGTGGCGGCCGAACCCGACCGCGTACCCGACACACATGTCGTCCACCGGCTGCGGGCACGGGAGGCCGAGTTCTTCCAGGCCGACCCGGCGCACTTCCATCTGCGGGTGCGGTATGTACGGGAAGGTGACGGCTGGTCCCGTACGTTGCTGTGGCCATGACTCATCCCGGGGGATGAAGGACCCGTCGGCCGGACTCCTCCCGCGGGCCGTACGCGCATGGCCCCGTGAGCCGATGCGCCACGCCGGAGCCGCCTGATGGGCTGGTTCGTACGCACCGCGGCCACGGGTCGCCCCTCGACCTGAACCACCTGGCCGACGACGCGCCCCTCACCGCCGAGGTGCGCGCCGTGGTCGCCGCCGAGCGGTCCGGGACGGCGACCGGCAGGTCGACACCGCGCATCTGCCGCACTCCCTGCCGGAGAGCGACCCTGCCGCGCGCGACGCCTGCGGACGCCGGGCGGCGCGGCGCGGCGGACGAGGGATGGGCGGGCGAGGAGGGCCGGGACGCCGGGTGGGGTGGGCCGTCGGGTGGCGGGCCGGACGGTGACCCGGAGTGTGTCAGCCGTCACCGGGGTGACGGTCCTGTCGTGAGCTGACATCATGACCGGATGCGCGCAACTCAGGGGAGGAACAGAGGACTCGGACTGGCCTTGACGTCGGCCTTCGCGTTCGGCGGCTCGGGGGTCGCGGCCAAGCCGCTGATCGAGGCCGGATTCGATCCGCTGCACGTGGTCTGGATGCGGGTCGCGGGCGCCGCGCTGATCCTGCTGCCCGTCGCGCTGCGGCACCGGAGGCTGGTCCGGCTGCGGCCAGGACTGCTGCTCGGCTTCGGGCTGCTCGGCATCGCGGGCTGTCAGGGGCTGTACTTCCTGGCCATATCGCGGATCCCGGTCGGGGTGGCGATCCTGGTGGAATTCCTCGGGCCCGCGCTGCTGCTCGGGTGGGTGCGGTTCGTACAGCGGCGGCCGGTCAGCCGGGCCGCCGTCATCGGCGTGATGTTCGCCGTGACCGGGATGGCCTGCGTCGTGGAGGTCTGGTCCGGTCTCGCCTTCGGCGCGCTCGGGCTGCTCTTCGCCTTCGGCGCGGCCTGCTGCCAGGTCGCCTACTTCGTCCTCGCCGACCACGGCACGCACGGGGACGACGCCCCCGAACCCGTGGCCGTCATCGCCCACGGACTGATCGTCGGCACCCTTGTGCTCACCGTGGTCGCCCGGCCCTGGAACATCCCCTGGACCGCGCTGTCCCAGCAGGCCGCGCTCGGTGAGCGGGACGTCCCCGCGGTGCTGCTCATCGGTTGGATCGTGCTGGTGTCGACCGTCGTCGCCTACCTGACCGGGGTCATCGCCGTCCGCAGGCTCACCCCGCAGGTCGCCGGGGTCGTCGCCTGCCTCGAAGCGGTCGTTGGCACGGTGCTGGCGTGGGTGCTGCTCGACGAACACCTCGGCGGCTGGCAGGTGCTGGGCGGCACGCTCGTGCTGGTCGGGGCCTTCGCCGCGCAGACCGCGGCGGCGGTGAAGGCGCCCGAACCCCTGCCCGACCTTCCCGGGCCGCGCCCCGAGGAGCAATTCGCCCATCCGGCGGGCGCGCCCACGGGCAAGGGGTAGGGTCGCGCCATGCACCTCACTGTTCTCCCTCCTCCCGCCGCCTGACGCGGGCGGCGCGACCACGGATGATCCGGCCCGAAGCACCTCGTCGTACGACGGGGGCGCGTCGGACGAAGGGTGCTGCCCGCAGACGGTGATCGGTCAACCCCTCACCTTTCTCGCGGGAGAACTCTCGTGTCACTCACGCACGTCTCGTATGCCCATGCCCCGGACCGGGCCGCGCTGCCCGCGGGCCGGGCCCTGATCTATGTCGTCTTCGCGGCCACGGCCTGGGGTACGGCGGGAGCGGCCGCCGCGCTGCTCTACGACGGCAGCGGGCTGGGGCCGTTCGCCCTCACCTTCTGGCGGGCGGCCGGCGGCTTCCTGCTGCTGCTCGGCGCCCGGGCCCTGCGGCCGGGCGCACCCGCGCCGCGCCGTACCTTCCGGGTCCGGGCGCGGGTCCGGGTGCGGGCGCTGCCACGCGTCCTGCTCACCGGGGCCGGGCTCACGCTCTTCCAGATCGCGTACTTCTGCGCGGTGAAATCCACCGGGCTGGCGGTCGCGACCGTGGTCACCCTCGGCTCGGGCCCGGTCCTGATCGCGCTCACCGCCCGGCTGACGATGGGCGAACGTCTCGGCCGCGGCGGCGTGGCGGCGGTGGCGGGCGCGCTCGCCGGGCTGGCCGTCCTGGTGCTCGGCGGCGGCGGTACGGCGGTGCGGCCGGTCGGGGTCCTGTTCGCGGTGCTGTCCGCGGCGGGCTACGCCGGGATCACGCTGCTCACCCGGTGGTTCGGCCGCAAGGGGGTGGCCGGGGACCCGCTGGACACGTCGCTGTGGTCGTTCGGGATCTGCGCGGTGCTGATGCTGCCCGCGGCGCTCGGCGAGGGGATGTGGCCGCAGGCGGCCGGGCTCGGCCGTACGGTCGCGCTGCTCGGCTATCTCGCGTCGGTGCCGACGGCTTTCGCCTACGCGCTCTATTTCGCGGGCGCGGCGGTGCTGCGGGCGACGACCGTCTCGGTCGTCGCCCTGATCGAACCCGTCTCCGCGGCCGTGATCGCCGTGACCCTCCTCGGCGAGGACCTCACTGTGGCGACGGCCCTCGGCACGGTGATCCTCCTCGCCGCGGTCACCGCCCTCGCCTGGGACGAGTCC
It encodes the following:
- a CDS encoding pyridoxine/pyridoxamine 5'-phosphate oxidase; the encoded protein is MNGKDGGGSAGGSTEGDEALLARMRAAPVLAGPLPGFDPRAAPDAPGPLFARWLEQALADGVPEPHVMTLSTAAADGTPSARVLMLRGIDTADCAYVFATDSGSPKGRDLAANPQAALTWYWPAHGRQIRMAGPVTVLGEEATRRDFLGRGETSRVAGFTGRMSEPLAGPEEYDRAREAARARVAAEPDRVPDTHVVHRLRAREAEFFQADPAHFHLRVRYVREGDGWSRTLLWP
- a CDS encoding EamA family transporter, which encodes MRATQGRNRGLGLALTSAFAFGGSGVAAKPLIEAGFDPLHVVWMRVAGAALILLPVALRHRRLVRLRPGLLLGFGLLGIAGCQGLYFLAISRIPVGVAILVEFLGPALLLGWVRFVQRRPVSRAAVIGVMFAVTGMACVVEVWSGLAFGALGLLFAFGAACCQVAYFVLADHGTHGDDAPEPVAVIAHGLIVGTLVLTVVARPWNIPWTALSQQAALGERDVPAVLLIGWIVLVSTVVAYLTGVIAVRRLTPQVAGVVACLEAVVGTVLAWVLLDEHLGGWQVLGGTLVLVGAFAAQTAAAVKAPEPLPDLPGPRPEEQFAHPAGAPTGKG
- a CDS encoding DMT family transporter; this translates as MSLTHVSYAHAPDRAALPAGRALIYVVFAATAWGTAGAAAALLYDGSGLGPFALTFWRAAGGFLLLLGARALRPGAPAPRRTFRVRARVRVRALPRVLLTGAGLTLFQIAYFCAVKSTGLAVATVVTLGSGPVLIALTARLTMGERLGRGGVAAVAGALAGLAVLVLGGGGTAVRPVGVLFAVLSAAGYAGITLLTRWFGRKGVAGDPLDTSLWSFGICAVLMLPAALGEGMWPQAAGLGRTVALLGYLASVPTAFAYALYFAGAAVLRATTVSVVALIEPVSAAVIAVTLLGEDLTVATALGTVILLAAVTALAWDESHPRPARPQPAD